In one Melaminivora jejuensis genomic region, the following are encoded:
- a CDS encoding Fic family protein produces the protein MATIESIGSSTRIEGSRLTNREVERLLSNLSIQSFDTRDEQEVAGYAELMDLVFSAWQDIPFNENHVKQLHQILLRHSEKDARHRGRYKTHSNSVAAFDESGRQLGVVFETATPFDTPRLMAELLSWVNDEQGKGQLHPLLIIAIFVVVFLEIHPFQDGNGRLSRVLTTLLLLQAGYAYVPYSSLESVIELNKEAYYLALRQTQSSIRTEAPTGSRG, from the coding sequence GTGGCGACCATCGAGAGCATTGGCTCCTCCACCCGCATCGAGGGCAGCAGGCTGACCAACCGTGAGGTGGAGCGCCTGCTCTCCAACCTATCCATCCAATCTTTCGACACGCGCGACGAGCAGGAGGTGGCCGGCTACGCTGAGCTGATGGATCTGGTCTTCAGTGCCTGGCAGGACATTCCCTTCAACGAAAACCACGTCAAGCAGCTGCACCAGATCCTGCTGCGCCACAGCGAAAAGGATGCCCGCCACCGGGGGCGGTACAAGACCCACTCGAACAGTGTCGCCGCCTTCGATGAGAGCGGGCGGCAACTCGGGGTGGTCTTCGAGACGGCCACGCCATTCGATACACCGAGGTTGATGGCTGAGCTGCTGTCATGGGTGAACGATGAGCAAGGCAAGGGGCAGCTGCACCCTCTGCTGATCATCGCCATCTTCGTCGTGGTGTTTCTGGAGATCCACCCCTTCCAGGATGGCAACGGACGCCTGAGCCGTGTATTGACCACCCTGCTGCTGCTCCAGGCCGGTTACGCCTATGTGCCGTACAGCTCGCTGGAGAGCGTGATCGAGCTGAACAAGGAGGCCTACTATCTGGCGCTGCGCCAGACCCAGAGCAGCATCCGCACCGAAGCCCCGACTGGCAGCCGTGGCTGA
- the htpG gene encoding molecular chaperone HtpG has translation MSNTKQQHSFQAEVAQLLHLVTHSLYSNQEIFLRELVSNASDACDKLRFEALNQPELYEDQPSLEVRVSFDKAARTITIADNGIGMSQQEAIEHLGTIAKSGTKDFMSRLTGDQQASASEQGQLIGQFGVGFYSGFIVADRITVESRRAGLPASEGVRWMSAGAGDFEVEQIERSQRGTSVILHLRGDADEFLNAWKLKQVIAKYSDHISLPILMEKEEWKESDKEGEPGEMVKTGEWETVNKASALWTRPKKDITDEQYQDFYKTIAHDHENPLAWSHNRVEGNTEYTQLLYIPAKAPFDLWNRDKAAGVKLYVKRVFIMDDAESLMPSYLRFVKGVIDSSDLPLNVSRELLQESRDVRLIRDGSTKRVLSMLEDLARHDRHDAGEGQDGVTDVVSEEDKAKEGKYSQFWAEFGAVLKEGLGEDFANRERIAKLLRFASTTSDAVSVSLQDYKARMKDGQEAIYYITADTLAAARNSPQLEIFKKKGIEVLLMTDRVDEWALGYLHDFDGTPLQSVAKGAVDLGKLQDEEEKKAAEEAAEAFKPLLAKLKEALKDKAEDVRATTRLVDSPACLVVQEHGMSTQLARLLKQAGQSAPESKPVLEVNPEHPLVKKLDGSVHFHDLAHILFDQALLAEGGLPQDPAAYVRRVNALLV, from the coding sequence ATGAGCAACACCAAACAACAGCACTCCTTCCAGGCCGAAGTCGCCCAATTGCTGCACCTGGTCACGCACTCGCTGTACTCCAATCAGGAAATCTTCCTGCGCGAGCTGGTCTCCAACGCCTCCGACGCCTGCGACAAGCTGCGCTTCGAGGCGCTGAACCAGCCCGAACTGTACGAAGACCAGCCCAGCCTGGAGGTGCGCGTGTCCTTCGACAAGGCGGCGCGCACCATCACCATTGCCGACAACGGCATCGGCATGAGCCAGCAAGAGGCCATCGAGCACCTGGGCACCATCGCCAAGAGTGGCACCAAGGACTTCATGAGTCGCCTGACGGGTGACCAGCAGGCCAGCGCCAGCGAGCAGGGCCAGCTGATCGGCCAGTTCGGCGTGGGCTTTTACTCGGGCTTCATCGTGGCCGACCGCATCACGGTGGAGAGCCGCCGCGCCGGCCTGCCGGCGTCCGAGGGCGTGCGCTGGATGAGCGCTGGCGCGGGTGACTTCGAGGTCGAGCAGATCGAGCGCAGCCAGCGCGGCACCAGCGTCATCCTGCACCTGCGGGGTGATGCCGACGAGTTCCTGAACGCCTGGAAGCTCAAGCAGGTCATCGCCAAGTATTCCGACCACATCAGCCTGCCCATCCTGATGGAAAAGGAGGAGTGGAAGGAGTCGGACAAGGAGGGCGAGCCCGGCGAGATGGTCAAGACCGGCGAGTGGGAGACGGTCAACAAGGCCAGCGCCCTGTGGACGCGCCCGAAAAAAGACATCACCGACGAGCAGTACCAGGACTTCTACAAGACGATTGCCCACGACCACGAGAACCCGCTGGCCTGGAGCCACAACCGCGTCGAGGGCAACACCGAGTACACGCAGCTGCTGTACATCCCGGCCAAGGCGCCCTTCGACCTGTGGAACCGCGACAAGGCCGCCGGCGTGAAGCTGTATGTCAAGCGCGTGTTCATCATGGACGACGCGGAAAGCCTGATGCCCAGCTACCTGCGCTTCGTCAAGGGCGTGATCGATTCCAGCGACCTGCCGCTCAACGTCAGCCGCGAGCTGCTGCAGGAATCGCGCGACGTGCGCCTGATCCGGGATGGCTCCACCAAGCGCGTGCTGTCCATGCTGGAAGACCTGGCACGCCACGACCGGCACGATGCTGGCGAGGGCCAGGACGGCGTGACCGACGTGGTCAGCGAGGAAGACAAGGCCAAGGAGGGCAAGTACAGCCAGTTCTGGGCCGAGTTCGGCGCGGTGCTCAAGGAAGGTTTGGGCGAGGACTTCGCCAACCGCGAGCGCATCGCCAAGCTCTTGCGCTTTGCCTCGACCACCAGCGACGCCGTGAGCGTGTCCCTGCAGGACTACAAGGCGCGCATGAAGGATGGCCAGGAGGCCATCTACTACATCACCGCCGACACCCTGGCGGCGGCCAGGAACAGCCCGCAGCTGGAGATCTTCAAGAAAAAGGGTATCGAGGTGCTGCTCATGACCGACCGGGTCGATGAGTGGGCGCTGGGCTATCTGCACGACTTCGACGGCACGCCGCTGCAGTCAGTCGCCAAGGGCGCGGTCGATCTGGGCAAGCTGCAGGACGAGGAGGAAAAAAAGGCCGCCGAGGAGGCAGCCGAGGCCTTCAAGCCGCTGCTGGCCAAGTTGAAAGAGGCGCTCAAGGACAAGGCCGAGGACGTGCGCGCCACCACGCGCCTGGTCGATTCGCCCGCCTGCCTGGTAGTGCAGGAGCACGGCATGAGCACGCAGCTGGCGCGATTGCTCAAGCAGGCTGGCCAGAGCGCGCCCGAGTCCAAGCCGGTGCTGGAAGTCAACCCCGAGCATCCGCTGGTCAAGAAGCTCGATGGCAGCGTGCATTTCCACGACCTGGCGCACATCCTGTTCGACCAGGCCCTGCTGGCCGAAGGCGGCCTGCCGCAAGACCCGGCGGCCTACGTGCGCCGGGTGAATGCGTTGCTGGTCTGA
- a CDS encoding amidase: MTTPHSNCTERTERALAAIEATGDEGRRIFTRVYTDAALAAARAADERAAQGISLGPLDGRIVSIKDLLDVAGEPTTAGSAVLKNAPPARQDAAVVQRLRAAGCVIVGKTNMTEFAFSGIGINPHYGTPGNAHDASRIPGGSSSGAGVSVVRGMAEIAIGTDTGGSIRIPAALAGIAGFKPTQSRVPRDGALPLSYTLDTIGPLAASVEDCARADAVLSGNAWQPLPARQVAGLRVGVPRGWLLSEAEGAVLAAFEQALARLSGAGARVQDLQLDDWLMAPARVQQGGSLASAEAAHIHRALLEGAPGQLDARVLARIQPGLSVPAPHYVGVLQERARLQREFDAELLDVDLLALPTVPIVAPRIDALQADDAAFMRANALVLRNPSVFNFYDLPALSLPAGRAGGLPFGLMLVAQRGRDRELLALAAAIEQLG; encoded by the coding sequence ATGACGACACCCCACAGCAACTGCACTGAACGCACCGAGCGCGCCCTGGCCGCCATCGAGGCCACCGGCGACGAAGGCCGGCGGATTTTCACCCGCGTTTACACCGACGCGGCCTTGGCAGCCGCGCGCGCCGCCGACGAGCGCGCGGCGCAGGGCATCAGCCTAGGGCCGCTCGATGGCCGCATCGTCTCCATCAAGGATTTGCTCGACGTGGCGGGCGAGCCGACCACAGCCGGCTCCGCCGTGCTCAAGAATGCCCCGCCTGCCCGGCAGGACGCCGCCGTGGTGCAGCGCCTGCGTGCGGCGGGCTGCGTGATCGTTGGCAAGACCAACATGACCGAGTTCGCCTTCTCGGGCATCGGCATCAATCCGCACTACGGAACGCCGGGCAACGCGCACGACGCCAGCCGCATCCCTGGCGGCTCGTCCAGCGGCGCGGGGGTCAGCGTGGTACGCGGCATGGCCGAGATCGCCATCGGCACGGACACGGGCGGCTCCATTCGCATCCCGGCGGCCCTGGCCGGCATCGCCGGCTTCAAGCCGACGCAATCGCGCGTGCCGCGCGATGGCGCCTTGCCCCTGTCGTACACGCTGGACACCATCGGCCCGCTGGCGGCCAGCGTGGAGGACTGCGCGCGCGCCGACGCCGTGCTCTCGGGCAACGCCTGGCAGCCGCTACCGGCACGCCAGGTGGCCGGCCTGCGTGTGGGAGTGCCGCGCGGCTGGCTGCTGTCGGAGGCGGAGGGCGCCGTGCTGGCCGCCTTCGAGCAGGCGCTGGCGCGGCTGTCCGGCGCTGGCGCGCGCGTGCAAGACCTGCAGCTCGACGACTGGCTGATGGCGCCGGCGCGCGTGCAGCAAGGCGGCTCGCTGGCATCCGCCGAGGCGGCGCACATCCACCGCGCGCTGCTGGAGGGCGCGCCCGGGCAGCTCGACGCGCGCGTGCTGGCGCGCATCCAGCCGGGCCTGAGCGTGCCCGCCCCGCACTACGTCGGCGTGCTGCAGGAGCGCGCCCGGCTGCAGCGCGAGTTCGACGCCGAACTGCTGGACGTGGACTTGCTGGCCCTGCCCACCGTGCCCATCGTGGCCCCGCGCATCGACGCGCTGCAGGCGGACGACGCGGCCTTCATGCGCGCCAACGCGCTGGTGCTGCGCAATCCGTCGGTCTTCAACTTCTACGATCTGCCGGCACTGTCGCTGCCTGCCGGACGGGCGGGCGGCCTGCCCTTCGGCCTGATGCTGGTGGCGCAGCGCGGGCGCGACCGGGAGCTGCTGGCGCTGGCGGCGGCTATCGAGCAGCTGGGCTGA
- a CDS encoding pirin family protein, giving the protein MSAVDMVIGQRRRSLGGGFEVGRVLPFARRRMVGPFIFFDHMGPLDLAAGVDRSVDVRAHPHIGLSTVTYLFAGEMMHRDSVGSTQAIRPREVNWMTAGRGITHSERFERARAVGDHLHGIQAWVALPKEYEEAEPSFSHHEGCDLPQWSEGGVEGRLIAGSAYGLTAGAATHSPLFYAHLDMQAGATAEIPSGHAERALYVATGAVEVGGQRYGAGQMLVLGADACRLRAVEPATVMALGGEPVGERFIYWNFVSSSKERLAQAAADWEAGRMKLPDADDQEFIPLPDGPRPSAPAMS; this is encoded by the coding sequence ATGAGCGCAGTGGACATGGTCATCGGGCAGCGCCGGCGCAGCCTGGGCGGCGGCTTCGAGGTCGGGCGCGTGCTGCCCTTTGCCAGGCGGCGCATGGTCGGGCCGTTCATCTTTTTCGACCACATGGGGCCGCTCGACCTGGCCGCCGGCGTGGATCGCAGCGTCGATGTGCGAGCGCACCCGCATATCGGCCTGTCCACCGTGACCTATCTGTTCGCCGGCGAGATGATGCACCGCGACAGCGTCGGCTCCACCCAGGCGATTCGCCCGCGCGAGGTCAACTGGATGACCGCCGGGCGCGGCATCACGCACAGCGAGCGCTTCGAGCGCGCCCGCGCCGTGGGCGACCACCTGCACGGCATCCAGGCCTGGGTGGCGCTGCCCAAGGAATATGAGGAGGCCGAGCCGTCGTTCTCGCACCACGAAGGCTGCGACCTGCCGCAGTGGAGCGAGGGCGGCGTCGAAGGCCGGCTGATCGCCGGCAGCGCCTATGGCCTGACGGCGGGCGCGGCCACGCATTCGCCGCTGTTCTACGCGCACCTGGATATGCAGGCCGGGGCCACGGCGGAAATCCCGTCAGGCCACGCCGAGCGCGCGCTGTACGTGGCGACCGGCGCGGTCGAGGTCGGCGGCCAGCGCTATGGGGCTGGGCAGATGCTGGTGCTGGGCGCGGATGCCTGCAGGCTGCGCGCCGTGGAGCCGGCCACGGTGATGGCGCTGGGGGGCGAGCCGGTTGGCGAGCGCTTCATCTACTGGAATTTCGTGTCGTCGTCGAAAGAGCGGCTGGCCCAGGCCGCTGCCGACTGGGAGGCCGGTCGCATGAAGCTGCCCGACGCCGACGACCAGGAATTCATCCCGCTGCCTGATGGGCCCCGGCCCAGTGCCCCGGCCATGTCCTGA
- a CDS encoding pirin family protein, whose product MSKRVLGRFGNERGHWVGDGFPVRSLFSYHDMGSRISPFLLLDYAGPHTFEPTGARRGVGQHPHRGFETVTIVYDGEVEHRDSAGHGGVIGPGDVQWMTAAGGILHEEYHSPAFAAAGGPFRMIQLWVNLPARDKNAPAGYQGIVSADIPVVELPGGAGTARVIAGEYGGAKGPARTFTPVNVWDLNLQADAALTLELPEGHTSMVVVLTGQITVGGTQAAGEAQMVLLSRDGSDVAIRADAAARLLVLTGAPIDEPIVGYGPFVMNSQAEIRQAIEDFNSGRFTHPATQGETA is encoded by the coding sequence ATGAGCAAGCGAGTTCTGGGCCGCTTCGGCAACGAGCGCGGCCACTGGGTGGGCGACGGGTTTCCGGTGCGCTCGCTGTTTTCCTATCACGACATGGGTTCGCGCATCAGCCCGTTTTTGCTGCTGGACTATGCCGGGCCGCACACCTTCGAGCCGACCGGCGCGCGGCGCGGCGTGGGCCAGCACCCGCACCGGGGCTTCGAGACCGTGACCATCGTCTATGACGGCGAGGTCGAGCACCGCGACAGCGCCGGCCACGGCGGCGTCATCGGCCCGGGCGATGTGCAGTGGATGACGGCTGCCGGCGGCATCCTCCACGAGGAATACCACTCGCCGGCCTTTGCCGCTGCGGGCGGGCCGTTTCGCATGATCCAGTTGTGGGTCAACCTGCCGGCCCGGGACAAGAATGCTCCAGCGGGCTACCAGGGCATCGTGAGCGCCGACATTCCGGTGGTCGAGCTGCCGGGCGGCGCCGGCACGGCGCGGGTCATCGCAGGCGAATATGGCGGCGCCAAGGGGCCGGCCAGGACGTTCACGCCTGTCAATGTCTGGGATCTGAACCTGCAGGCCGATGCCGCGCTGACGCTGGAGCTGCCCGAGGGCCACACCAGCATGGTCGTGGTGCTGACCGGGCAGATCACCGTGGGCGGCACGCAGGCAGCGGGCGAGGCGCAGATGGTGCTGCTCAGCCGCGACGGCAGCGATGTGGCGATCCGTGCCGATGCTGCAGCCCGGCTGCTGGTGCTGACTGGCGCGCCCATCGACGAGCCCATCGTCGGCTACGGCCCCTTCGTGATGAACAGCCAGGCCGAGATCCGCCAGGCCATCGAGGACTTCAACAGCGGGCGCTTCACGCACCCGGCAACCCAGGGGGAGACGGCATGA
- a CDS encoding ATP-binding protein: protein MAQELDAPLLVRRASDLQSKWIGECEKNIARAFHEARQDGAVLLIDEVDSFLQDRRGAQRSWEVSQVNEMLTQMEAFDGVFIASTNLMQGLDQAALRRFDLKVKLDWLRPAQAWELLQRHCAQAGLAAPGPQEQARLAQLRQLAPGDFAAVLRQARFKPLPDAAALVAALEAECALKEGGRGVLGFV from the coding sequence CTGGCGCAGGAGCTGGACGCGCCGCTGCTGGTGCGGCGCGCGTCCGACCTGCAATCCAAGTGGATCGGCGAGTGCGAGAAGAACATCGCCCGCGCCTTCCACGAAGCGCGCCAGGACGGCGCCGTGCTGCTGATCGACGAGGTGGACAGCTTTCTGCAGGATCGCCGGGGCGCGCAGCGCAGCTGGGAGGTGAGCCAGGTCAATGAGATGCTGACGCAGATGGAGGCCTTCGACGGCGTCTTCATCGCCTCGACCAACCTGATGCAAGGTCTGGATCAGGCGGCGCTGCGGCGCTTCGACCTGAAGGTGAAGCTGGACTGGCTGCGACCTGCGCAGGCCTGGGAGCTGCTGCAGCGCCACTGCGCGCAAGCCGGCCTGGCCGCACCGGGGCCGCAGGAGCAGGCCCGGCTGGCGCAATTGCGCCAACTCGCCCCGGGCGACTTCGCCGCCGTGCTGCGCCAGGCGCGCTTCAAGCCGCTGCCGGACGCTGCGGCGCTGGTGGCAGCGCTGGAGGCGGAATGCGCGCTCAAGGAGGGCGGCAGGGGTGTGCTGGGCTTCGTATGA
- a CDS encoding DUF2946 family protein: MDDIVRQAMAKWPHVPHCSGWLGLDARGRWWLRDEAAQALGAFASGVPGARGSVLEHEGLIAFIGRNYDVDAHGQWFFQNGPQRVHVELEATPWVWHLHEDGRVIAHTGRAAQPLELWLDEEGRAYLLTDLGFGLVRSQDMGLVAQAVEQGRWTPQTLAAAALPQRFGFIASPQQRAA, from the coding sequence ATGGACGACATCGTCAGACAGGCCATGGCCAAATGGCCGCATGTGCCGCATTGCAGCGGCTGGCTGGGCCTGGACGCGCGTGGCCGGTGGTGGCTGCGCGATGAGGCGGCGCAGGCGCTGGGCGCCTTTGCCAGCGGTGTGCCCGGCGCCCGGGGCAGTGTGCTGGAGCACGAGGGCCTGATCGCCTTCATCGGCCGCAACTATGACGTTGACGCACACGGGCAATGGTTCTTCCAGAACGGCCCGCAGCGCGTGCATGTCGAGCTGGAGGCCACGCCCTGGGTCTGGCATCTGCACGAGGATGGCCGCGTGATCGCGCACACCGGGCGTGCCGCGCAGCCGCTTGAACTCTGGCTGGACGAGGAGGGCCGGGCCTACCTGCTGACCGACCTGGGTTTCGGCCTGGTGCGCAGCCAGGACATGGGCCTGGTGGCGCAGGCCGTCGAGCAGGGCCGCTGGACGCCCCAGACGCTGGCAGCGGCGGCGCTGCCGCAGCGCTTCGGTTTCATCGCCAGTCCGCAGCAGCGGGCCGCCTGA
- a CDS encoding methyl-accepting chemotaxis protein, which yields MGLNNLRVGVRLGLGFGLILIITAVLALSGMWRIGVLSEAGERVATREIEQRLVVEEWAALVRLNWVRSEAFLKAIELAYMEKLTADIEADMKLTDAKAQRTAELVQDGAGQALLAPIQAARQAYQAKLDEIRELHRGGEPAISTMVDEQLRPLAEKYLQALAALRADMETRLLAGQQGTQSLASTSQALLGAGLALALALGLLMAWWVTRSITQPLRQGTRAAERIAEGDLTQPLASTAHDETGQLLQALAHMQSRLAGIVGEVRRNAEGVAAASSEIAQGNNDLSARTEQQASALEQTSAAMEELGSTVRQNADSARAANQLALNASNVAQQGGQVVGEVEQTMQGISAASSRIGDIIQVIDGIAFQTNILALNAAVEAARAGEQGRGFAVVAGEVRTLAGRSAEAAKEIKQLIDASSERVQAGTALAERAGATMREVVSAIQRVTDVVGEISAASSEQSQGVTQVGEAIVQMDRTTQQNAALVEQSAAAASSLKSQAGQLVQAVAVFRLAGAAGASALRPAVQPATPAAAPAPAPLAPASAPAAALARPAAGAGRTPAPAAAPSTAGAAAAKPPAPRAIAAPRPAPKAAVAQAEDEWESF from the coding sequence ATGGGACTGAACAATTTGCGTGTGGGCGTGCGCCTGGGGCTGGGTTTCGGCCTGATTCTGATCATCACTGCCGTGCTGGCGCTGTCGGGCATGTGGCGCATTGGCGTGCTCAGCGAGGCTGGCGAGCGCGTCGCCACGCGGGAGATCGAGCAGCGCCTGGTGGTCGAGGAGTGGGCGGCCCTGGTGCGGCTGAACTGGGTGCGCTCGGAAGCCTTCCTGAAAGCCATCGAGCTGGCCTACATGGAAAAGCTCACCGCCGACATCGAGGCGGACATGAAGCTCACCGACGCCAAGGCCCAGCGCACCGCCGAGCTGGTGCAGGATGGCGCCGGCCAGGCGCTGCTGGCGCCCATCCAGGCAGCCCGCCAGGCCTACCAGGCCAAGCTCGATGAAATCCGCGAGCTGCACCGCGGCGGCGAGCCGGCCATCTCGACCATGGTGGACGAGCAGTTGCGTCCGCTGGCAGAAAAATACCTGCAGGCGCTGGCCGCCCTGCGTGCCGATATGGAAACCCGGCTGCTCGCCGGCCAGCAGGGCACGCAGAGCCTGGCCAGCACCAGCCAGGCGCTGCTGGGCGCCGGCCTGGCGCTGGCGCTGGCGCTGGGCCTGCTCATGGCCTGGTGGGTGACGCGCTCCATCACGCAGCCGCTGCGCCAGGGCACGCGCGCCGCCGAGCGCATCGCCGAAGGCGACCTGACGCAGCCCCTGGCCAGCACGGCGCACGACGAGACCGGCCAGCTGCTGCAGGCGCTGGCGCACATGCAGTCGCGCCTGGCCGGCATCGTCGGTGAAGTGCGCCGCAATGCCGAGGGCGTGGCTGCCGCCAGCAGCGAGATTGCTCAGGGCAACAACGACCTGTCGGCGCGCACCGAGCAGCAGGCCAGCGCGCTGGAGCAGACCTCGGCGGCCATGGAGGAGCTGGGCTCCACCGTGCGCCAGAACGCCGACAGCGCGCGCGCGGCCAACCAGCTGGCCCTCAACGCCTCCAACGTCGCGCAGCAGGGCGGGCAGGTGGTTGGCGAGGTCGAGCAGACCATGCAGGGCATCAGCGCGGCCAGCAGCAGGATCGGCGACATCATCCAGGTCATCGACGGCATCGCCTTCCAGACCAACATCCTGGCGCTCAACGCCGCCGTGGAGGCCGCGCGCGCCGGCGAGCAGGGCCGGGGCTTTGCCGTAGTGGCCGGCGAGGTGCGCACCCTGGCCGGGCGCAGCGCCGAGGCGGCCAAGGAGATCAAGCAGCTGATCGACGCCAGCAGCGAGCGCGTGCAGGCCGGCACGGCGCTGGCCGAGCGTGCCGGCGCGACCATGCGCGAGGTGGTCTCGGCCATCCAGCGCGTGACCGATGTCGTGGGCGAGATCAGCGCCGCCAGCAGCGAGCAAAGCCAGGGCGTGACACAGGTCGGCGAGGCCATCGTGCAGATGGATCGCACGACCCAGCAAAACGCCGCCCTGGTCGAGCAAAGCGCGGCAGCGGCCAGCAGCCTGAAATCGCAGGCCGGGCAGCTGGTGCAGGCGGTGGCGGTGTTCAGGCTGGCGGGTGCAGCTGGCGCATCGGCGCTGCGGCCTGCCGTTCAGCCGGCGACACCCGCGGCGGCGCCGGCGCCGGCGCCGCTGGCCCCGGCGTCGGCACCTGCTGCTGCCCTGGCCAGGCCGGCTGCAGGGGCTGGCCGCACCCCGGCGCCGGCTGCTGCGCCCTCGACAGCCGGGGCGGCAGCTGCCAAGCCGCCAGCGCCCCGGGCCATCGCGGCCCCCCGGCCCGCTCCCAAGGCCGCCGTGGCCCAGGCAGAGGATGAGTGGGAGAGTTTCTGA
- a CDS encoding pseudouridine synthase: MQRLNKRMAELGLCSRREADEWIARGWVRVDGRVAEMGQQVGTQARIEVDRAARGQQREQVTIVLHKPMGYVSGQAEDGHTPAATLIGPRTHWSGDASRTRFSPAQLRGLAPCGRLDIDSVGLLVLTQDGRVARQLIGEDSTIDKEYLVRVQYGDIAQDVRAAFPAQQLALLRHGLALDGKPLKPAQVEWQNPEQLRFVLAEGKKRQIRRMCEQVGLKVVGLKRIRIGRVQLGQLPVGQWRYLGPDERF, encoded by the coding sequence CTGCAGCGCCTGAACAAGCGCATGGCCGAGCTGGGCCTGTGCTCGCGCCGCGAGGCCGACGAGTGGATCGCGCGCGGCTGGGTGCGCGTCGATGGCCGGGTGGCCGAGATGGGCCAGCAGGTCGGCACGCAGGCGCGCATCGAAGTCGATCGCGCCGCGCGCGGCCAGCAGCGCGAGCAGGTCACCATCGTGCTGCACAAGCCCATGGGCTACGTCAGCGGCCAGGCCGAGGACGGCCACACCCCGGCGGCCACGCTGATCGGCCCGCGCACGCACTGGTCGGGCGATGCCAGCCGCACGCGCTTTTCGCCGGCGCAGCTGCGTGGCCTGGCGCCGTGCGGGCGGCTGGACATCGACTCGGTAGGCCTGCTGGTGCTGACCCAGGACGGGCGCGTGGCGCGCCAGCTGATCGGCGAGGACTCGACCATCGACAAGGAATACCTGGTGCGCGTGCAGTACGGCGACATCGCCCAGGACGTGCGCGCCGCCTTTCCGGCGCAGCAGCTGGCCCTGCTGCGCCACGGCCTCGCCCTGGACGGCAAGCCGCTCAAGCCCGCGCAGGTCGAGTGGCAAAACCCCGAGCAGCTGCGCTTTGTGCTGGCCGAGGGCAAGAAGCGCCAGATCCGGCGCATGTGCGAGCAAGTCGGCCTGAAGGTGGTCGGCCTCAAGCGCATCCGCATTGGCCGGGTGCAGCTGGGACAGCTGCCCGTGGGGCAATGGCGCTACCTGGGGCCGGATGAGCGCTTCTGA
- a CDS encoding Crp/Fnr family transcriptional regulator, whose protein sequence is MTQDAPLHQRRRPPTADELHGIPWLERLLPAERERATGAIVVGDARAGDYVCRIGRPVTYWFGLVEGLLKMSADNADGLTMTFTGVPPGGWFGEGTAVKREPYRYNIQALRRSVVAGLPIETFHWLLDHSIGFNRFIMNQLNERLGQFIAAREIDRMNSPDLRVARSLASLFNPVLYPGVGDVLRITQQELAYLVGLSRQRVNEALAFLEGCGVIRVEYGGLRVLDLAALRSGQFAHAPALARHGDARPRRARQ, encoded by the coding sequence ATGACGCAAGACGCCCCGCTGCACCAGCGCCGCCGCCCGCCCACCGCCGACGAGCTGCACGGCATTCCCTGGCTGGAGCGCCTGCTGCCGGCGGAGCGCGAGCGCGCCACCGGCGCCATCGTCGTGGGCGATGCGCGCGCGGGCGACTACGTTTGCCGCATCGGCCGGCCCGTGACCTACTGGTTCGGCTTGGTCGAGGGCCTGCTCAAGATGAGCGCCGACAACGCCGACGGCCTGACCATGACCTTCACTGGCGTGCCGCCCGGCGGCTGGTTCGGTGAGGGCACGGCCGTCAAGCGCGAACCCTACCGCTACAACATCCAGGCGCTGCGGCGCAGCGTCGTGGCCGGCCTGCCCATCGAGACCTTCCACTGGCTGCTCGATCACTCCATCGGCTTCAACCGCTTCATCATGAACCAGCTCAACGAGCGGCTGGGCCAGTTCATCGCCGCGCGCGAGATCGACCGCATGAACAGCCCCGACCTGCGCGTGGCGCGCAGCCTGGCCTCGCTGTTCAACCCGGTGCTGTATCCGGGCGTGGGCGATGTCTTGCGCATCACCCAGCAGGAGCTGGCCTACCTGGTCGGCCTGTCGCGCCAGCGGGTCAACGAGGCGCTGGCCTTTCTGGAAGGCTGCGGCGTGATCCGCGTCGAGTACGGCGGCCTGCGCGTGCTTGATCTGGCGGCGCTGCGCAGCGGCCAGTTCGCCCATGCGCCGGCCCTGGCCCGGCACGGCGATGCTCGCCCCCGGCGCGCGCGACAATAG